From Tripterygium wilfordii isolate XIE 37 chromosome 13, ASM1340144v1, whole genome shotgun sequence, the proteins below share one genomic window:
- the LOC120013355 gene encoding uncharacterized protein LOC120013355 codes for MPKHLQRNKNGRRQVVGCIPYRYKKTGETSLQEMANIEVLIISSTKGKGMLFPKGHWKFDETKKEGAAREALEEAGVRGTLEPELGKWEFRSKTRNTLYDGYMFPMLVQEELDEWPEKELRQRIWMTAREARVVCQRLWMKEALDKFLDRLASHQQNVQNQSPHLSIDIDLGNENTRPITPRSTENLGHMERMKWTLVLTSLLIEGVSSAFDQMSTPEKPQYALIAMFMAFVGLIIFFIEVCFTMQEENVTWRRNGRIWCFYYPNDRLFGTTVDNFGLACAIWQCVYSVIEYVYTYKKHDNPIKMAVIPFIFILCVAISRLRSQLGTVSPHAE; via the exons ATGCCGAAGCATTTGCAGCGTAACAAGAATGGTCGTCGTCAAGTCGTCGG ATGTATACCATATCGATACAAGAAAACCGGGGAAACTTCATTGCAGGAAATGGCAAACATAGAAGTTTTAATCATCAGCTCAACAAAAGGCAAGGGAATGCTGTTTCCAAAG GGACATTGGAAGTTTGATGAAACCAAAAAGGAAGGGGCTGCAAGAGAGGCACTGGAGGAAGCTGGAGTTAGAGGAACTTTGGAG CCTGAGTTGGGTAAGTGGGAGTTCAGGAGCAAAACCCGAAACACTTTGTATGATGGGTACATGTTCCCGATGCTTGTTCAAGAGGAGTTAGATGAGTGGCCGGAGAAGGAACTCCGTCAAAGAATTTGG ATGACTGCACGTGAAGCAAGAGTGGTTTGTCAACGGTTGTGGATGAAGGAAGCCTTGGACAAATTTTTGGATCGCCTTGCTTCTCATCAACAAAATGTGCAGAATCAAAGCCCACACCTTTCTATCGATATTGATTTGGGGAATGAAAACACTCGGCCTATTACTCCCCGATCGACCGAAAATTTGGGTCACATG GAAAGGATGAAATGGACATTGGTCCTGACTAGCTTATTGATCGAGGGGGTGTCTTCGGCTTTTGATCAAATGTCTACTCCAGAAAAGCCACAATATGCACTAATTGCTATGTTCATGGCATTTGTGGGGTTAATTATATTCTTCATAGAAGTTTGTTTCACAATGCAAGAAGAAAATGTTACTTGGAGAAGAAATGGAAGGATATGGTGTTTCTATTATCCAAATGACAGGCTTTTTGGAACAACTGTTGACAACTTTGGATTGGCTTGTGCAATCTGGCAATGTGTGTATTCAGTAATTGAGTACGTATATACCTATAAGAAGCATGATAATCCCATTAAAATGGCTGTCATCCCTTTCATCTTTATCCTTTGTGTGGCCATTTCTAGATTGCGGAGCCAATTAGGAACTGTCTCCCCTCATGCTGAGTAG